From the genome of Primulina eburnea isolate SZY01 chromosome 12, ASM2296580v1, whole genome shotgun sequence, one region includes:
- the LOC140807092 gene encoding protein ACTIVITY OF BC1 COMPLEX KINASE 1, chloroplastic encodes MALICSNFIYIKSSDSQLLSPFVSSLNSYNVHVKSNRNSEVGTCRSRRRSVIRAVKTESLVPLENPLSTSGNSALEQLDIERGVCVPFRKYSPELVRSKVFESRGTILSLIGRGVEIVWKLGLYWSALMYDFLVGRDEEVVPFRARQLRNLLCDLGPSFIKAGQVLANRPDIIREDYMNELCILQDDVPPFPNQVAFNIIEEELGQPLEAVFSKISSKTIAAASLGQVYRATLRATGEDVAIKVQRPEIEPIIYRDLFLFRTLASFLNGISLQKLGCNAELILDEFGEKLLEELDYTLEARNIEDFYENFKNDPTVKIPRVYKKLSGRHVLVMEWIDGIRCTDPQAIKDGGIDVNGFLTVGVSAALRQLLEFGLFHGDPHPGNIFAMRDGRIAYVDFGNVAVLSQLNKQILIDAVVHAVNEDYAEMANDFTRLGFLAPGTDVSPIIPALEAIWQNSLGKGLSDFNFRIVTGKFNQLVYNYPIRIPERFSLVIRSLLTQEGICFTLKPDFKFLEVAYPYIAKRLLTDPNPALRERLIQVLFKDGIFQWKRLENLIILAKENVAKMSSNPALQGNNMPKSIERRVERKLDLTDTIKDGTRLFLIDEGIRRQLILALTEDSKLHVQELVDVYRLLEDQIDIPSIALQVLQDLPFVARDAMLSWSTSVLSDR; translated from the exons ATGGCGTTGATCTGCTCGAACTTTATATACATTAAGTCTTCAGACTCACAGTTGCTGTCCCCATTTGTTAGCAGTCTAAATAGCTACAACGTTCATGTAAAGTCGAATCGGAATTCTGAAGTGGGTACATGTCGGAGCAGAAGACGGAGTGTAATTCGTGCTGTGAAAACTGAATCCTTGGTACCACTCGAGAACCCTTTAAGTACAAGCGGCAATAGCGCCTTGGAGCAGCTGGACATCGAACGCGGCGTCTGTGTTCCATTCCGAAAGTATTCACCGGAATTA GTGAGGAGTAAAGTGTTTGAATCAAGGGGAACTATATTATCATTAATTGGTAGAGGAGTGGAAATTGTGTGGAAATTGGGACTGTATTGGTCTGCTTTGATGTATGATTTTCTCGTGGGACGGGATGAAGAGGTTGTTCCTTTTCGGGCTCGCCAATTGAGGAATCTCTTGTGTGACTTGGGCCCTTCTTTCATCAAAGCTGGACAG GTGCTGGCAAATAGGCCTGATATTATTAGAGAGGACTACATGAACGAACTCTGCATCCTTCAAGATGATGTTCCTCCTTTTCCCAATCAG GTTGCTTTTAACATCATAGAAGAGGAATTAGGCCAGCCACTTGAAGCTGTTTTCAGTAAAATTTCATCAAAGACAATTGCGGCTGCAAGCTTGGGACAAGTTTATCGAGCAACATTGCGGGCCACTGGGGAAGATGTTGCTATTAAG GTGCAAAGGCCCGAGATAGAACCCATTATTTACAGAGATCTTTTTCTTTTCCGAACTCTTGCTTCATTCTTGAATGGCATAAGCCTGCAAAAACTGGGTTGTAATGCTGAGCTCATACTCGATGAATTTGGCGAAAAGCTTTTGGAGGAGCTTGATTATACCTTG GAAGCCCGCAACATTGAAGATTTTTATGAGAACTTCAAAAATGACCCAACAGTCAAAATTCCTCGTGTTTACAAAAAGCTCTCTGGGCGCCATGTGCTGGTGATGGAGTGGATAGATGGAATTCGATGCACCGATCCTCAG GCTATCAAGGATGGAGGAATTGATGTCAATGGATTTTTGACTGTTGGAGTAAGTGCTGCCTTGCGGCAGTTGCTAGAGTTTGGACTATTTCATGGGGATCCACACCCTGGGAATATCTTTGCCATGCGTGATGGGCGCATTGCTTACGTAGATTTTGGGAATGTAGCTGTTCTCAGTCAG CTAAATAAACAAATACTGATAGATGCTGTTGTCCATGCTGTAAATGAAGATTATGCTGAGATGGCCAATGATTTTACTAGGCTTGGTTTTCTTGCGCCTGGGACTGATGTATCCCCCATTATTCCAGCTCTTGAAGCAATTTGGCAAAATTCTCTTGGAAAAGGTCTTTCTGACTTTAATTTCAGAATTGTCACAG GAAAATTTAATCAGCTTGTTTACAATTACCCTATTCGTATTCCAGAAAGATTCTCTCTTGTTATCCGTTCTTTATTGACTCAAGAAGGCATTTGTTTCACCCTGAAACCAGATTTCAAGTTTCTTGAG GTTGCATATCCTTATATTGCAAAGCGTCTCCTGACAGACCCGAATCCTGCTTTACGTGAACGCCTGATTCAG GTTCTATTTAAAGATGGCATTTTCCAGTGGAAAAGACTTGAGAACCTAATTATTCTAGCGAAGGAAAATGTAGCAAAAATGAGCAGCAACCCTGCGCTACAAGGAAATAACAT GCCAAAGTCTATTGAACGGCGAGTTGAAAGGAAATTGGATTTGACAGACACTATCAAGGATGGGACCCGACTTTTTCTAATTGACGAAGGAATTCGGAGGCAGCTTATACTTGCTCTAACAGAAGATTCCAAGCTCCATGTTCAAGAG CTGGTAGACGTATACAGACTTCTCGAGGACCAAATCGACATACCTTCTATCGCGTTGCAAGTATTACAAG ATCTACCCTTTGTTGCGAGGGACGCGATGCTTTCTTGGAGCACCTCCGTACTATCAGATAGATAA
- the LOC140808348 gene encoding protein METHYLENE BLUE SENSITIVITY 1-like — translation MTGKAKPKKHTAKEIASKVDAATTNRGGGKAGLADRSGLDKGGHAKLECPLCKTTAPDMKSMQIHHEARHPKIPFDESSLGNLHAGADTSKPKPWVRGSLKK, via the coding sequence ATGACTGGCAAGGCCAAGCCCAAGAAGCACACGGCAAAGGAGATTGCTTCCAAAGTCGACGCTGCTACGACCAACCGCGGCGGAGGGAAGGCGGGCCTCGCAGATCGTTCCGGACTGGATAAAGGTGGACACGCTAAACTTGAATGCCCCCTCTGCAAGACCACTGCACCCGACATGAAGTCTATGCAGATTCACCACGAAGCGCGCCACCCCAAGATCCCCTTTGACGAGTCCTCGCTCGGAAATCTTCACGCCGGAGCCGATACCTCCAAGCCTAAGCCCTGGGTGCGAGGCAGCCTCAAGAAGTGA